The proteins below come from a single Aegilops tauschii subsp. strangulata cultivar AL8/78 chromosome 6, Aet v6.0, whole genome shotgun sequence genomic window:
- the LOC109748731 gene encoding uncharacterized protein — translation MRAHNDTWFADYLLRVGNGTEDVDDQGNILLPEDICLPSTGEVDDLEKLIDHVFPSLDDNMSDSNYMTSRAILSTTDDNVDKINIRMIERFHGDEVIYHSFDSAEDDPYGYYAQEFLNGLTPNGLPPHALKLKLNCPVILLRNIDPANGLCNGTRLVFRGFERNTIDAEIVIGQHAGRRVFLPRIPLCPSENDMFPFKFKRKQFPIRLSFAMTNNKAQGQTIPIVGVYLPNPVFSHGQLYVALCRATAKRNIKILIQKEKPKEKANKPKDNPKKRKRPTVSLLTSMKNIVYMEVLTG, via the coding sequence ATGAGGGCTCATAATGACACGTGGTTTGCAGATTACTTGCTAAGGGTCGGCAATGGCACTGAGGATGTCGACGATCAAGGCAACATACTACTCCCTGAAGACATCTGTCTGCCGTCTACAGGCGAggttgacgacctggagaagctTATTGACCACGTGTTTCCGAGTCTAGATGACAACATGTCTGATTCGAATTACATGACATCTCGCGCAATCCTTTCCACGACAGACGACAATGTCGACAAGATAAACATCCGCATGATAGAGCGTTTTCATGGAGATGAAGTAATCTACCATAGCTTTGACAGCGCGGAGGACGACCCATATGGCTACTACGCTCAGGAGTTTCTGAATGGATTGACTCCTAACGGTCTTCCTCCGCATGCACTCAAGCTAAAGCTGAACTGCCCTGTCATACTTCTAAGGAACATTGATCCAGCTAATGGACTGTGTAACGGCACTAGGCTTGTTTTTAGAGGTTTTGAGAGGAACACCATTGATGCAGAAATCGTGATTGGACAACACGCTGGCAGGAGGGTCTTCCTTCCTCGAATACCTCTCTGCCCATCTGAAAACGACATGTTTCCGTTCAAGTTTAAAAGGAAGCAATTTCCTATAAGGCTTAGCTTTGCTATGACCAATAACAAGGCTCAAGGGCAGACCATCCCGATTGTTGGTGTGTACCTACCCAATCCCGTGTTCTCTCATGGTCAGCTCTATGTTGCTCTGTGTCGAGCCACCGCGAAAAGAAATATAAAGATACTCATTCAGAAGGAGAAGCCGAAGGAGAAGGCCAACAAGCCAAAGGACAATCCAAAGAAGCGAAAAAGACCGACCGTGTCCTTACTGACGTCGATGAAGAACATCGTCTACATGGAAGTCCTTACAGGCTGA